The genome window CGGGCCGGATGGCGGGGATCGTGACCGTAAGGAAGGTGCGCACCGGGTTGGCGCCGAGATCCATCGCCGCTTCCTCATAGTCGCGGGCGAACGTCAGAAGGCTCGCCGTGACTACCGAGACGACGAAGGGCAGCCCGAGAAGGGCGTGGCCCAGGATGAGGCCGGCGATCGTTCCATACAGCCCGATTCGAATGTACAGCAGGAACAGCGCCGCGCCGAACACGATCGCCGGCACGATAATCGGAAGCAAGAGGAACGACCGAACGAGGTCCCGTTCTCGGAATCGATACCGCGTCAGCCCATACGCGGCGAGGGTGCCCAAGGTGATGGCGATCGCTGTGGCGCCGGAAGCGACAATCAGGGAGATCCAGAGGCCCCTTCTGAACTCGGGGACTTGGAAGACGTTTGCGTACCAGCGCACCGTCGCGCCGGTCAGGGGGAAGATACCATACGTAGAGGGATTGAACGAATCGACGATCACGAACAGGAGCGGGGCGAGCATGTACACGCCCACCAGACCAAGGAAGCCCCACAGGATTAGGGTCGGCCAGTCGCGCCTGCCGTTCATCCGGAGCGTCCCTCCGCGATCGCGATGGAACGGCGAAACAGGAGGTTCGAGGAGAGGATGATCCCCCAGACCAGCGCGATGAGCGCGATGGCTTCCACGGCGGCCAGCGGCCAATTGAGGTCGGAGATGTTTTGGTAGATGAGCAGGGGGAGGACCTGCACCCGCCCGCCCCCCAGGAGTTGTGGTGTCACATAGGCATTCATGGCCAGCACAAATGTCAGTTGGGCGGCGGCATAGAGCCCCGGAAACGAGAGCGGCCACGTCACGCGCAAAAACGCCTGCAGACGGTTCGCCCCGAGGTCCGCGGCCGCCTCGCGGAGCGCAGGGTCCAAGCGTAACAGCACACTGAGGATGGGAAACACGGTGAACGGCAAGAGGACATGCACCAGCGCAATCGTCACTCCGGTGACATTGTACACTAGGAGGACCGGCCCATTGGTCACGTGGAGTTGCGCGAGGAGCCAGTTCACCAGGCCCCGGCGGGCCAGGATGATCACCCACCCATATGCCCGCACGATGGTGCTG of bacterium contains these proteins:
- a CDS encoding ABC transporter permease, which codes for MNGRRDWPTLILWGFLGLVGVYMLAPLLFVIVDSFNPSTYGIFPLTGATVRWYANVFQVPEFRRGLWISLIVASGATAIAITLGTLAAYGLTRYRFRERDLVRSFLLLPIIVPAIVFGAALFLLYIRIGLYGTIAGLILGHALLGLPFVVSVVTASLLTFARDYEEAAMDLGANPVRTFLTVTIPAIRPGLTVGALFAFVTSFDQVEVSLFLTRPRYNTLPIAMFNYEQNYQDPTLAAISTVLIGFTVILVLVAVSLLRTQEYRRLIERRQ
- a CDS encoding ABC transporter permease, with translation MTVETPLPATSMRSRGTWRSRAVVVGLVGPAVVYILALLAPAMAILLVNSAYHFTGTAVQPVLTFEAYHRFFADPFYGNVVTQEIRLAVVTTVLCVAIGYPAAYAIAKIRRPGWMIAAYILIFSPLLTSTIVRAYGWVIILARRGLVNWLLAQLHVTNGPVLLVYNVTGVTIALVHVLLPFTVFPILSVLLRLDPALREAAADLGANRLQAFLRVTWPLSFPGLYAAAQLTFVLAMNAYVTPQLLGGGRVQVLPLLIYQNISDLNWPLAAVEAIALIALVWGIILSSNLLFRRSIAIAEGRSG